The DNA window CTTCCAGCAAATCCTCGTCTTCTTCATACATCTTAATCAAGTGCTGGCTTTGACTATTGGACCGTAAACGCATCAAACGGTCCATGACCACTCCATTGGAGCGCAGAGAGACCGTGAAATAAGTCAAACCTTTTTGCAGATCCATCAATTGAAAAATTTCCTGGTTTTTCATGGAGGTGCGCAGGTCCATCTCGATTCGATCCGTGTACTTGTTAATCTGGCGCAGATACTTAAGATAATAAGAAGCCGATTTATAAAGAATCTGGAATAAAAAGCGGGTCCGCTTTGCCGTGTTGAAATTCCGGTAGGTACCGGCATTAAACTCCGAAAATACCGGATTATCTTCCAGGCAGACCGTAATAATGTGGCCTTCTGAGATAATCATTCCCAAAGGCAGAGTATCGTAATTCGTCTCATCAATCATCAAAGGAATATTGGTAATCACCAGCATACAATGGTCTTCCAGCTCAATACGTGAGCGTTCTTCTTCGTCCAAGGCAGCTTTAAGAAAATCCATAGGCACTTCCGTAGCCTCCGCTATGGCATTGAGTTCCCATGAGGTGGGATTCACAAGTTGAATCCAAGATCCTTTAACTAGATTGTCCAAGGATAGTTCTTGATAATTGCCTGCATCATTTTTACAAATTTTGATCATCCGGTCTCCCCCTTTAGGTGGCCGGCTGAATCACAAATTCTGCTTTAAAACCGGACACACCCCTATTTTTGGATAAAATATTCAATTTCCTTCGACTAGGGCCTCCAGCGTCCAGTTTAATCACCATCCCGTCATTTTAAGCTCCATTAGAACTATACTCCTTGAGTTAATATGTGTCAATAAGCTGTGCTCTTATAAAAATGCATCATGTTACATATTTTTTTATTTCCTAAAGGCCAAAGACTATTACTATTATGGCCCAAAGGAAAACTCAGCCATACTTAAAATGGGAGCATCACCGGCTGCTTTAAATAAAGCAGTTTTGTGACACTCCCCTTCTTAAGCAAACACCTATACTCTCTCTGAGCCTCGTTGATAAATCTTGATTCTTAAAGTCTGCTTTGCACCACGGCTACGGTCTCATTCTTAAGCTTTTCGGCTTGAGCAAAGAGGCGTTCCCGTTCCGCTTTAACCTTCTCCTGATAATCACTGTCTTTGACCTGGGGCAGATTGATGTCCACACTGAACATAGCTGCCTTGAGGGCGCTTTCAGCCAGATAGGCGGCTACACCCACATCACTGATGGCTC is part of the Desulfitobacterium chlororespirans DSM 11544 genome and encodes:
- a CDS encoding magnesium transporter CorA family protein codes for the protein MIKICKNDAGNYQELSLDNLVKGSWIQLVNPTSWELNAIAEATEVPMDFLKAALDEEERSRIELEDHCMLVITNIPLMIDETNYDTLPLGMIISEGHIITVCLEDNPVFSEFNAGTYRNFNTAKRTRFLFQILYKSASYYLKYLRQINKYTDRIEMDLRTSMKNQEIFQLMDLQKGLTYFTVSLRSNGVVMDRLMRLRSNSQSQHLIKMYEEDEDLLEDVIIENNQAIQMVEMYSHIIVGFSDAFASIISNNQNMVIKLLTSITITMAVPTMLASFWGMNVPVPFGNNPYGFGLVTVIAFSIAGISALTLWKKKMF